The Syntrophaceae bacterium genomic interval GCCGACGCCATGAAGGAAGCGGCGCGCTGCCTGCGCTGCTATCGGCTGATGGTGTGGGAATAACTGGTTCCTTCCCCCTTCGGGCGGGACGGACTTGCTGGAATTCACGAGAATAGAGGTTAGCAAATGGTTGCGATTACGATTGACGGGCGCAAGACAGACGCCAAGGAGAACTCGACGGTTCTTGAGAATGTCCGGAGCCAGGGAATCATCCTGCCCACCCTCTGCCACCACGAGGAAGTGAGCGCCTTCGGGTCATGCCGTCTCTGCACGGTGGAGATCAAGGCCAACGGAAAGTGGCAGCTTGCCACCGCCTGCAATACGCCGGTAGCGAAGGGCCTGGAGGTCCGGACCAACTCGGAGCAGGCCATCGAGGCGCGCGCCTTGGCGGCCCGGCTTCTTTACTCGAAATATCCGAAGACGAAGGCCGTTCGGGACATCGCCCGCCAGGTGGGTGTGGACGTTGCCGACGAAAAGGCCGACGCGAAAGACTGCGTTCTCTGCGGACTTTGTGTCCGGGCCTGCCGGGAAGTGGTGGGCGCCTGCGCGCTGACTTTCGCGGACCGCGGTCTGGGCCGCGACCTGGACGAGCCGAAGATCGACTTCACCACCGACGCCTGCATCGGCTGCGGATCCTGCGCCTTCATCTGCCCCACCGGCTATGTGCGCATGGAGACCACCGGAGACCGCCGGATGATCTGGGACAAGGTCTTCAAGATGGCCACCTGCAAAGTCTGCGGCCGCTACTTTGCACCGGAAGACCAGTTGGCCTTCATCAGCAAGCAGACCGGCGTGCCGATGAGCGCGCTCATGACCTGCGTCAGCTGCCGGTAAACCAAGCGGGAACAGGTATTTCTCCCGATACCGAATCGTCTCTTGACAAGGGACCGCTTTTTTCCTAAAAAGCGGTTCCGTTTTTTTACACCGACGCATTCCCCAGTAGCTCAGTCGGTAGAGCAGATGGCTGTTAACCATCGGGTCTGTGGTTCGAGTCCGCACTGGGGAGCCAATAAAGAAGAGGGGTTAGCCAAGGTCAGGTTAACCCCTTTTTCTCTTTCCAGTCCTTTATCCCTCGATTGTCCCACTTCTATTTGGCTATCACTGCTGCTGGTTCTGAACCCACCCCTTCACCTCTTCAAAGAATTCCTTCCGGAAATCCTCGGGACCGAGGATCGAGATATGGGGAATCCATGAGCGGAGAATGCTCCGGATCGCCTCGTAGCGGCCCACCCGGTAGGTGACGACGAGGGAGCCGTCGGGCCGTTCCTCCCGGATCTCCTGGCTGGGATACATCTTTCGCCGCCGGAAGTAATCGCTGACATCGGCATCCACCTTAACCGTCACTTC includes:
- a CDS encoding 2Fe-2S iron-sulfur cluster binding domain-containing protein, with product MVAITIDGRKTDAKENSTVLENVRSQGIILPTLCHHEEVSAFGSCRLCTVEIKANGKWQLATACNTPVAKGLEVRTNSEQAIEARALAARLLYSKYPKTKAVRDIARQVGVDVADEKADAKDCVLCGLCVRACREVVGACALTFADRGLGRDLDEPKIDFTTDACIGCGSCAFICPTGYVRMETTGDRRMIWDKVFKMATCKVCGRYFAPEDQLAFISKQTGVPMSALMTCVSCR